One region of Carya illinoinensis cultivar Pawnee chromosome 8, C.illinoinensisPawnee_v1, whole genome shotgun sequence genomic DNA includes:
- the LOC122274596 gene encoding uncharacterized protein LOC122274596, with protein MHTSQASSWIPPPEGVVKINWDAALSEARDRVGFGLIARDHMGGVVAVKKVAKGSCVAPLLAEAIGGLQAAIFASELNLSSVILEGDSLQVVQGIGLHKERWDSVGLVMSDTRNLLTQIVHFSVSFVKRCGNQKAHCLAKEALDIFEESSTRVVQPNCNMYSSLSLS; from the coding sequence ATGCACACCAGCCAGGCATCAAGTTGGATCCCACCACCTGAGGGAGTTGTTAAGataaattgggatgcagctttGAGTGAAGCTCGTGACAGGGTGGGGTTTGGTCTGATAGCTCGAGATCATATGGGTGGTGTGGTTGCTGTAAAGAAGGTAGCTAAGGGTAGCTGTGTTGCTCCACTGCTGGCAGAGGCAATTGGAGGACTTCAAGCTGCTATTTTTGCATCTGAGTTGAACCTGTCTTCAGTAATCTTGGAAGGTGATTCTTTGCAGGTAGTCCAAGGAATTGGTCTTCACAAGGAGAGGTGGGATAGTGTGGGATTGGTCATGTCAGACACTAGAAACCTTCTCACTCAGATTGTACATTTCAGTGTTTCATTTGTCAAGAGGTGTGGCAATCAAAAAGCACATTGTCTAGCTAAGGAAGCCTTAGATATTTTTGAGGAGTCATCTACAAGGGTCGTTCAGCCTAATTGTAATATGTACTCTTCTTTGTCATTAAGTTGA